In the genome of Vicia villosa cultivar HV-30 ecotype Madison, WI linkage group LG7, Vvil1.0, whole genome shotgun sequence, one region contains:
- the LOC131618267 gene encoding uncharacterized protein LOC131618267 yields MDILINSKRSSSDSDSNSNDDANLWLLLPEELMFYIFTLVPPHYLFNSARYVCKPWDAAISSSRFAELCERFHVRSKPGLYVQNRKSRRRSYFLEFKDGVNDQFERVDLATPPKMGHVIATCDGILLLWSTARQLFVANPVLKCWLRIPSFPVSRLSVSRQFDYHVSCHCTIACVPRTAKFKVFYVDVLKVSGIFWYVFYVLRVGIDNSWKEIARKEAPLISYLLSKPVCNGGKALYWITNREVIVMDVDKEIIVREYPLIGTMWTSKYLWMGDFLSCIVSGDSCLPYEIYILDPDSGIWNIYHEMGPFDYMAACGHSLNNTIVSFRLWINDQIIFRVSLDLYNSRKNIHFGYNVKTKQLTKIEDIAVGEFVAWLHTSSLVSLPTTPA; encoded by the coding sequence ATGGATATACTTATAAACTCGAAGCGTAGTTCATCTGATTCAGACTCTAACTCTAATGATGATGCCAACCTTTGGCTGCTTCTCCCCGAAGAATTGATGTTTTATATTTTTACTTTGGTTCCTCCTCACTATCTATTTAACTCTGCAAGGTATGTTTGCAAACCTTGGGATGCTGCTATTTCCAGCTCCCGTTTTGCTGAACTGTGTGAACGCTTCCATGTACGTTCTAAACCTGGTCTTTACGTTCAAAATCGCAAGTCAAGAAGAAGATCTTATTTCTTGGAATTTAAAGATGGTGTGAATGACCAATTTGAAAGGGTTGATTTGGCAACACCTCCAAAAATGGGACATGTAATCGCTACTTGTGATGGCATATTGCTTCTTTGGAGTACAGCTAGACAACTTTTTGTTGCGAACCCCGTCCTCAAGTGTTGGCTTAGAATTCCTTCTTTTCCTGTTTCTCGACTATCTGTTTCTCGACAATTTGACTATCATGTCAGCTGTCACTGTACTATAGCATGTGTTCCCCGTACTGCCAAATTCAAGGTGTTCTATGTAGATGTTCTTAAGGTTTCAGGCATTTTTTGGTATGTTTTCTATGTGCTAAGAGTTGGAATAGATAACTCATGGAAAGAGATAGCTAGAAAAGAAGCTCCCCTTATTTCCTATTTACTATCGAAACCAGTATGTAACGGAGGCAAGGCTCTTTACTGGATAACAAACAGGGAAGTGATTGTGATGGATGTTGACAAGGAAATCATTGTACGAGAATATCCACTTATTGGAACCATGTGGACTTCGAAATATTTATGGATGGGAGATTTCCTTTCTTGCATTGTGTCTGGAGATTCTTGTCTACCATATGAGATCTACATTTTGGATCCCGATTCGGGAATATGGAATATTTATCATGAGATGGGACCTTTTGATTATATGGCTGCTTGTGGTCATAGTCTTAATAATACAATTGTGTCTTTTCGTTTGTGGATCAATGATCAAATTATCTTTCGAGTAAGTTTGGATCTATATAATTCACGCAAAAACATTCATTTTGGCTACAATGTGAAGACCAAACAATTGACAAAGATCGAGGACATTGCAGTGGGAGAATTTGTAGCATGGCTTCACACTAGCAGTCTAGTTTCTCTGCCAACTACTCCTGCATAG